CGGCTCCACCATCCTTCAATTCGCCGCCTGTCTTGGTGAAATCGGCTCCCTCAATATTTACACCAACAATATCGCTGCGATTCAGCAGTTGAAAAAATATCCCAGTATTACTCTCAATATCCTCGGCGGCAGCTACGACTACCAGCACAATATGCTGTTATTGAAGGGCAGTCTGACAGATCGCATTCTGGAGACGCTCAAATTCGATTCGATATTCATCGGCGTTGATTCCATTGATCTCAAGGGCCGGTGTCTGGCAAAAGAGGAGGAGGTGGCACGAACCAACCAGATCATTTTGCGCAGGGGAATGCGCAAAATCCTTTTAGCCGACCATACCAAGCTCGAGCGGCCCGCGAATGTCATTTACGGCCAATTGAACGATTTTGATTTGTGGATCACCACCGAGGGAATCGATGATACGCAGATGAAGCTTTTTAAGAATCAGACCAAGGTCGTGATAGTGCCGCCCAGACATCTGTTCAGCGATTTCAACCTCTTGAATGGTGTGACTT
This genomic interval from bacterium contains the following:
- a CDS encoding DeoR/GlpR transcriptional regulator gives rise to the protein MRPSERQNYILNLLSIYYKEWTIKELAEGFQVSELTIRRDLDELARSGDVIRTLGGCITAGEKSVGTIFNHEFEMNLDLKAAIGKEASRLVNPGDTILLGDGSTILQFAACLGEIGSLNIYTNNIAAIQQLKKYPSITLNILGGSYDYQHNMLLLKGSLTDRILETLKFDSIFIGVDSIDLKGRCLAKEEEVARTNQIILRRGMRKILLADHTKLERPANVIYGQLNDFDLWITTEGIDDTQMKLFKNQTKVVIVPPRHLFSDFNLLNGVTCQRGDSRKMLIPS